In Janthinobacterium sp. B9-8, the genomic stretch GGTCGGCATTCTGTCTGACCTCTCCGGTCAGCCCAAGGCACCGCTGCCTAAATTAAGCGAGCGGCGCTTTATCAATATTGATAGAGATAACTTTATTGAAGTGCTCGAATCCATCAGCCCAAGGCTGGCGATTCAGGTGGATAACACCATTGCAGGGGATGGCAGCAAGCTCAATATCGAGCTGAATTTTTATGAGCCTAAAAGCCTGGACGATAAAAATGCAGCCGCAAAATCGACCGACTTCAATCATTTCGATCCGATCAGCATCGTGAATAAAGTAGCGCCGCTGAAAAAGTTGTATGAAGCCCGCCAGCGTCTGCGCGATTTATTAGGCAAGCTCGATGGCAATGATGATTTGGATAAATTATTGCAAGACGTGGTTGCCAATACCGAAGGCCTGAAAGAAATTCAATCGGCCCTGCCTGCCACCCCAGAGCCTGCCCCCGCAGCCGCTTAATTGACGGAGAATCACCATGCCAGAAACACAGCCAGCAGCAGCGGCAGGCGGAGCAACTGCCACGCTCAGCCTGCTCGACAGTATTATCAAAGACGGAAAAATGGCGCTGGATGAAAGCCAGAAAAGCCATGCTACCGATTTGCTGGGCGAATTCGCCACGCAAGTACTCGATGGTGTCATGAAAATCGATAAAGATACGGT encodes the following:
- the tssB gene encoding type VI secretion system contractile sheath small subunit — translated: MTESTQHKLDRVRPPRVQITYDVEIGNAIEKKELPLVVGILSDLSGQPKAPLPKLSERRFINIDRDNFIEVLESISPRLAIQVDNTIAGDGSKLNIELNFYEPKSLDDKNAAAKSTDFNHFDPISIVNKVAPLKKLYEARQRLRDLLGKLDGNDDLDKLLQDVVANTEGLKEIQSALPATPEPAPAAA